Genomic DNA from Parasteatoda tepidariorum isolate YZ-2023 chromosome 3, CAS_Ptep_4.0, whole genome shotgun sequence:
tatatccacaaaaaataacattgtacGTGTGTAGCAAGGGACaggagcgaacatttcgttcactatatccgggagttcactataaaccagactcactatagcggggtttgactgtattaaaatcatttattgtttttctgggatgtttaaagtatttttccaggcaattaaataatcttacatcgtaataattaataagatgAGGTAGtcagtaatatttctttttatttttaccaccGATTTCTGTCTCTTCTCTGACACAAATCACAACTAAAAATCTCATTTCAGAGAATAAACTGCTAGTGAAACTATTTCATTGACTGGTTttcgaaaagagaaaattaagctCTTATTACacttaattattaactatttatcattatttacttatctcgaaaaacaaatattttggtcGTTATGCCAACTTTACCCTTCCCTAAAACAAGCTcgaagaaaatgatttttgctCTTTGATGAATAAAAGTcagtaaatcaaataaatcgGGGCGGgaagactatatttgagggtgccccttgattctcgccatGTTGTGATGGCGGctgatcgccaagctgggcgatgttgaaacccaatcgtgattctgattgggttagattttagtgttatttttaaatgttcaacggtatatgtaatttcagagttCCGTTTGTACTTTTGAATttggtcaataagatcgaaggtatgtgggcagtcatgaaaagggatttaagaaaaaaatgtcaccgcTAGTTCGGTATtacagacgccattttcgattcgtatttcgtcgaatttatgtggcgatggaggtacGCAGATTCTACTCATGATAAATTTACACTATAGTATCTATTAGTATAGTATTAGTATCTAACTGCCATTAGAGAATtctgtgcacctaaatctgagaatattcaagcttaatgaagaagttgttcttttctttttctttctgcgCCTACTCCATTAATGTTTGTTCGattcaaaatcctttttattggatttattaattttgcttatattgggcTCATTGCAAGTTTCGgccgatgttttgttgaaattttaaaatgttttattgaaatatcataatGTTTTGGCTGACATTCCTGTTACCACAGTGTTCCGCGCGAACAGGAATAGCACGatacataagtcgccaatttcgccaagaggcaccctcaagtatatttttcccgTGATCGCCttattacgatcactggttgcccattggtcaaatgatttttctttccgGATTATCTCCACAACACTAAAACGCCACAACAAAAACTGCCTCCATTGATGTTTGTAGTCTGATTGATTTTCATATCCCACCTAAGTACGAGTTTCAAGACGTAACGAAATACTTTTCCTTcatcagcattcatatttatattaaaatcaccgttAAGCCAgtaattatacgttaataagaaaaagaatataaaaatactttaaattattattatgtaaatacattaaaaatgcctgctagtgaaaagaagaagaaaaacagcAGCCGTCGCCAtggcaacgcatgcaatgacgacgcatgcgcactgtttattattattcttgaaCATAGCTGAAAACATCAAATCCAAagcaagacccattttgccaattaaaatttaaaatataatttttgtctattcaatttgttataataatttttataattcaatataaaaacaaaatttaaaaacaatttttgaatatgtctcttttcagatttttctgtTAAGTGTGTTGGCTTCGGCCTCTTCCCTTGCTGCTTCATTTTCACCACTAGACTTTTCATCACTCGAGAGTGTTCCGCCCTTTTCATTTCCCCTTTTGGAATCGGAAGCCAAGGAAGTGGACATCGAAAAAGTGGCCAAAGCTCTAGAATTGGACAAAAGTTGGCCTTTTGCCGAAAAAGATATATCATTTGAGAAAGGATTCGACTTCAGTGTGGGAAAAACAGAACTCGAAAAAGAATTCAGTAAAATTGGACTTGAGAAAAGTGTAGGCTGGGAGAAATCTCCTTACCCTTGGTACCTAtacgaaaaaatttttggaCTTGGTAAGAAAATCTCTTTTGAGCAAGCTTTACTGTACGAACTGTACAGGTTGTATGGATACTATGGTCTTTTTGTGGCGAGAGAGTTACAGAGAAGATTCCAGATCGCCAAAGAATTGGGACTTGTTGGGAAGGAGATAGCCTTCCAAGAAGCCATCTCCTTAGGACTTTTTAAAGGTATAGGTCtcgaaaaaatattcgaaagtGTTAGAAAGATCATAGGTGCGGaggaaaaaacttttgattttgaaaaagggtTTGGAATATTCAAGAAGCTGTAATGGGCAGTACTCTGATGCTGTGAAATGTAAGTagcattttgcaatttttgtttttttaatcgtatTTGTATCGTAAtcgtatttgtattttaatcgTAACCGTATTTGCAACCGCTGTTTTATCCTGAAGAAACCTATTTCTTTCAAGACACTGGATAAAATAGTAGAAACAAAATGGAAGAAGCTAAAAATGGCGTagggaatttttttagcaaaaataataatagtaaatagcttaaaattaaacaaattatatttcatacaagcaatttcataaaatactttacatcaaaattaaaaaaaaattctctttttattttaaagaattttaaatctatatgtcatatatttttttcagaatcggttatattcataattaacagtatttaaatataaaattcagtaTGCTGTGAGTAGTGTTTGTTGAAATTTACTCTTTAAatcagtgtttcttaacctttcTGGTATAATAGACcccttttaaaatgttttaagaagtcacggaccaccccctgtgaaaaaaattattgcaaaaaacatcaattattagaaaacattcaattttattattttaagagtatacaaaatttttaaaatttaaatttttaatgagaaggttgctgctgcttttccGAATTAATAAATTGGATTGGGGAATGGTATTCGACAAAGCAACGCgcatatcatgttcaacattcaatcgatttcgatattttgattttattgtcaCAAGTGTGGAAAATCCAGCTTCACAAAGATTCACTGTAGCAAATGGAATTATAGCTGCCATAGCTCGCTTTGGGTAGGCttccaaacattttataaattaggagtagtcagcggacccccaaaatatgactCATGGGAAGGTCACAGTCGACATCGGAACCTTTTACTACGAGCGGAATAAGCGATTTTATCTTTGCAATTGGAATACGCGATTTTGTCTTACAGACGATTTTatctttgcaaatatttaaaagataacattAGTCATATAAGCTAGCTTATAGCtcaatttgattgaaaaaagagttttttgcgtgtactttaatatttagtttttttctctcgCTATGTCAGATAAATTTAACGAGGACATTTAACGTGAGAGCATGGGAAGACAACATTATcagatttatatttctaaagttttttggagccacgtgtttattttgtttaaagtcaTTCCTTTAAAGCGTgtttctatgaaaataaataatttaaaatcagcggtaattgggtataatatgaaaaaagcacaactacttccacttactaggaataacatatttaccttttagtttaattaataaactgagttttaaatatgcttactaaattcataagCTTCGGTAAAAcagcaatataaattatttccaaaggaactagactaatacaattccaacctggcgagtagcgacttatgacaagacacttcgtttgatgcttttacttgttgctagaaatcaggttcgcagaaaatgctgtttactagttaaatttagtaggaataacacgatctgtgacgtaggctatagtatacccaaatgggtataatataaaaaaaacacaactacttccactatgtaggaataacatttaccatgacgcaatgctaaattctatgccactattcACATAAATCAGTTTCTCGTAAAAGNNNNNNNNNNNNNNNNNNNNNNNNNNNNNNNNNNNNNNNNNNNNNNNNNNNNNNNNNNNNNNNNNNNNNNNNNNNNNNNNNNNNNNNNNNNNNNNNNNNNNNNNNNNNNNNNNNNNNNNNNNNNNNNNNNNNNNNNNNNNNNNNNNNNNNNNNNNNNNNNNNNNNNNNNNNNNNNNNNNNNNNNNNNNNNNNNNNNNNNNNNNNNNNNNNNNNNNNNNNNNNNNNNNNNNNNNNNNNNNNNNNNNNNNNNNNNNNNNNNNNNNNNNNNNNNNNNNNNNNNNNNNNNNNNNNNNNNNNNNNNNNNNNNNNNNNNNNNNNNNNNNNNNNNNNNNNNNNNNNNNNNNNNNNNNNNNNNNNNNNNNNNNNNNNNNNNNNNNNNNNNNNNNNNNNNNNNNNNNNNNNNNNNNNNNNNNNNNNNNNNNNNNNNNNNNNNNNNNNNNNNNNNNNNNNNNNNNNNNNNNNNNNNNNNNNNNNNNNNNNNNNNNNNNNNNNNNNNNNNNNNNNNNNNNNNNNNNNNNNNNNNNNNNNNNNNNNNNNNNNNNNNNNNNNNNNNNNNNNNNNNNNNNNNNNNNNNNNNNNNNNNNNNNNNNNNNNNNNNNNNNNNNNNNNNNNNNNNNNNNNNNNNNNNNNNNNNNNNNNNNNNNNNNNNNNNNNNNNNNNNNNNNNNNNNNNNNNNNNNNNNNNNNNNNNNNNNNNNNNNNNNNNNNNNNNNNNNNNNNNNNNNNNNNNNNNNNNNNNNNNNNNNNNNNNNNNNNNNNNNNNNNNNNNNNNNNNNNNNNNNNNNNNNNNNNNNNNNNNNNNNNNNNNNNNNNNNNNNNNNNNNNNNNNNNNNNNNNNNNNNNNNNNNNNNNNNNNNNNNNNNNNNNNNNNNNNNNNNNNNNNNNNNNNNNNNNNNNNNNNNNNNNNNNNNNNNNNNNNNNNNNNNNNNNNNNNNNNNNNNNNNNNNNNNNNNNNNNNNNNNNNNNNNNNNNNNNNNNNNNNNNNNNNNNNNNNNNNNNNNNNNNNNNNNNNNNNNNNNNNNNNNNNNNNNNNNNNNNNNNNNNNNNNNNNNNNNNNNNNNNNNNNNNNNNNNNNNNNNNNNNNNNNNNNNNNNNNNNNNNNNNNNNNNNNNNNNNNNNNNNNNNNNNNNNNNNNNNNNNNNNNNNNNNNNNNNNNNNNNNNNNNNNNNNNNNNNNNNNNNNNNNNNNNNNNNNNNNNNNNNNNNNNNNNNNNNNNNNNNNNNNNNNNNNNNNNNNNNNNNNNNNNNNNNNNNNNNNNNNNNNNNNNNNNNNNNNNNNNNNNNNNNNNNNNNNNNNNNNNNNNNNNNNNNNNNNNNNNNNNNNNNNNNNNNNNNNNNNNNNNNNNNNNNNNNNNNNNNNNNNNNNNNNNNNNNNNNNNNNNNNNNNNNNNNNNNNNNNNNNNNNNNNNNNNNNNNNNNNNNNNNNNNNNNNNNNNNNNNNNNNNNNNNNNNNNNNNNNNNNNNNNNNNNNNNNNNNNNNNNNNNNNNNNNNNNNNNNNNNNNNNNNNNNNNNNNNNNNNNNNNNNNNNNNNNNNNNNNNNNNNNNNNNNNNNNNNNNNNNNNNNNNNNNNNNNNNNNNNNNNNNNNNNNNNNNNNNNNNNNNNNNNNNNNNNNNNNNNNNNNNNNNNNNNNNNNNNNNNNNNNNNNNNNNNNNNNNNNNNNNNNNNNNNNNNNNNNNNNNNNNNNNNNNNNNNNNNNNNNNNNNNNNNNNNNNNNNNNNNNNNNNNNNNNNNNNNNNNNNNNNNNNNNNNNNNNNNNNNNNNNNNNNNNNNNNNNNNNNNNNNNNNNNNNNNNNNNNNNNNNNNNNNNNNNNNNNNNNNNNNNNNNNNNNNNNNNNNNNNNNNNNNNNNNNNNNNNNNNNNNNNNNNNNNNNNNNNNNNNNNNNNNNNNNNNNNNNNNNNNNNNNNNNNNNNNNNNNNNNNNNNNNNNNNNNNNNNNNNNNNNNNNNNNNNNNNNNNNNNNNNNNNNNNNNNNNNNNNNNNNNNNNNNNNNNNNNNNNNNNNNNNNNNNNNNNNNNNNNNNNNNNNNNNNNNNNNNNNNNNNNNNNNNNNNNNNNNNNNNNNNNNNNNNNNNNNNNNNNNNNNNNNNNNNNNNNNNNNNNNNNNNNNNNNNNNNNNNNNNNNNNNNNNNNNNNNNNNNNNNNNNNNNNNNNNNNNNNNNNNNNNNNNNNNNNNNNNNNNNNNNNNNNNNNNNNNNNNNNNNNNNNNNNNNNNNNNNNNNNNNNNNNNNNNNNNNNNNNNNNNNNNNNNNNNNNNNNNNNNNNNNNNNNNNNNNNNNNNNNNNNNNNNNNNNNNNNNNNNNNNNNNNNNNNNNNNNNNNNNNNNNNNNNNNNNNNNNNNNNNNNNNNNNNNNNNNNNNNNNNNNNNNNNNNNNNNNNNNNNNNNNNNNNNNNNNNNNNNNNNNNNNNNNNNNNNNNNNNNNNNNNNNNNNNNNNNNNNNNNNNNNNNNNNNNNNNNNNNNNNNNNNNNNNNNNNNNNNNNNNNNNNNNNNNNNNNNNNNNNNNNNNNNNNNNNNNNNNNNNNNNNNNNNNNNNNNNNNNNNNNNNNNNNNNNNNNNNNNNNNNNNNNNNNNNNNNNNNNNNNNNNNNNNNNNNNNNNNNNNNNNNNNNNNNNNNNNNNNNNNNNNNNNNNNNNNNNNNNNNNNNNNNNNNNNNNNNNNNNNNNNNNNNNNNNNNNNNNNNNNNNNNNNNNNNNNNNNNNNNNNNNNNNNNNNNNNNNNNNNNNNNNNNNNNNNNNNNNNNNNNNNNNNNNNNNNNNNNNNNNNNNNNNNNNNNNNNNNNNNNNNNNNNNNNNNNNNNNNNNNNNNNNNNNNNNNNNNNNNNNNNNNNNNNNNNNNNNNNNNNNNNNNNNNNNNNNNNNNNNNNNNNNNNNNNNNNNNNNNNNNNNNNNNNNNNNNNNNNNNNNNNNNNNNNNNNNNNNNNNNNNNNNNNNNNNNNNNNNNNNNNNNNNNNNNNNNNNNNNNNNNNNNNNNNNNNNNNNNNNNNNNNNNNNNNNNNNNNNNNNNNNNNNNNNNNNNNNNNNNNNNNNNNNNNNNNNNNNNNNNNNNNNNNNNNNNNNNNNNNNNNNNNNNNNNNNNNNNNNNNNNNNNNNNNNNNNNNNNNNNNNNNNNNNNNNNNNNNNNNNNNNNNNNNNNNNNNNNNNNNNNNNNNNNNNNNNNNNNNNNNNNNNNNNNNNNNNNNNNNNNNNNNNNNNNNNNNNNNNNNNNNNNNNNNNNNNNNNNNNNNNNNNNNNNNNNNNNNNNNNNNNNNNNNNNNNNNNNNNNNNNNNNNNNNNNNNNNNNNNNNNNNNNNNNNNNNNNNNNNNNNNNNNNNNNNNNNNNNNNNNNNNNNNNNNNNNNNNNNNNNNNNNNNNNNNNNNNNNNNNNNNNNNNNNNNNNNNNNNNNNNNNNNNNNNNNNNNNNNNNNNNNNNNNNNNNNNNNNNNNtttatatatatatatatatacacagtcaaaccccgctatagtgaaccttcaagagACCGAAATTTCGGTGCACTATAACCAGGAGTTCACGATATCCGcactgcaaacaatttttaactaatggcttcaaacttttcaatacacattatttaaataaattaccaataaaaggaagtatgaaaatgaatgaaaaataacacgtagcaacaaaaagaaatgtattaacttttatttttcattactcttcgtcGTGCGTACTGCGTACAGACAAATTTAGGGATGACCTTTATTTAGGGATGGGTAACTGagatagaagaagcaaacaagaaaaaaaaaatgcttacggCTATATTCCACTCaatagatagttttaaaaatcggcacatgtattttatgtagaaatttctaaataaatttagaaattcaaaattaccaaaaaatgaagaaaaaaaaatcagtcgaagacagaaaaaagttcataatatccaatttcCTCTCTTCTTTCGGTTCACaatatacaagaaaattaatatcatacgtgtatagcaaggcacgggagcgaacatttcgttcactatatccgggggCCCACTATAAACCaagttcactatagcggggttcgactgcatatacatatattatcattataaaaatattcctgaTTTTTAATCTTGCTCActacatgaattatttttaaatgttctgttttatttttcaggttttcaGTTCCTGAGCACGtgagaaaatatattacaagAAACACCATTCTTTTCGGAGCAATATGTACACTGaaggaataaatgaaaatgtcaatttgatttataatgtGTGGAAATcactttttccttcttttaattcacttattacaattttatttcaaagggTGAATGGTGATAATtcacaatattataaataatgtgcCTAAGGAAAAGTTCGACAAGTATCCTGTATTGCATCCACACTGCACTATAGTaatcattgaaattatattgaaaGAAGCTGATACAGATGCACTGTACCTTGTAAAACAATACAttgttcataataaataattttagcgcactagagtgttttttttctctaaatttgtttttgtgcttgatttcataacttaaaatttcattcgtaCATTAATAGGTTAAAAATCAACAgtcagattaaaaattattcagatattGCATCTTTCTGTGCACTTTACTAAATTATAACAACTTTCTTGCGATTGCAAAGgaagtaataaaattgaaaacttcacGAACACACGacgcaattgaaattttttttctacttttattatgTTAACTACGTTAAACTATTTGAgggtttaaatttaaagtttaaatttatggtATCATATAAATTGGTGTGATATGACaggattaaaaaaagataatctaattattagtgtattataaaacaaaatacagaagaaaaaattacagtatagttttagttatcaaattttaaaaaaagttgaaatctgATTTCTCAAAACTGTTATCAATCAaaaattcaaccgatttcgtttaaaatccgttatttgccatttaaaattagattatttaaatggTAAACGTATgaacaagtaaaataattcttaaaaaaacaattattaaaaatatttatttgtgaggaaatatctttaaatgaactgattttataattatgagcaaaaaaaaaaaaaaattattcgctaaaaaagttctcaacatatggtgaaatacgcgaaaagtaaaattaacgtcaAGGTGTCCAAACTTTCGACAGCTTAggtaaaaagaattcttttctaaaaaaaagtttttttttttatctgatttttcaACTTGAAATATCATCTGTAGAATTAATGTGTTTAGGACGAGGTTTTCAAACTATTATGATAGAACGCGAAAATCCGAGcattaggtcaaaagttatccgggctattttttattttattctatgcaTCTGTCCATGTTGCCCTGTTTGGAAACCGTAAAACTAAGTAGGTGACAACAAATCACCTATCTTAACGCTAAACAtaccggtcaaatgaccgtttaagaacttttgcatcgaaaatgtgcttatcatcttatcgtttctgcacatttgacttcatgactttttctaacactTATATAgagttaatattctattactattattatattttgtttgtttcgaataatacttgtTGTATACCCACTTCTACCACAACCGGTCAAttgaccgggagaacaatttattgctttataaggttatcgTATCAGATATTACGATATGTAATGCGTGTTCAATGCATTGCATTCGAttagttgcacatttctgcaaagaatATTGCGTAtttagttcaatcagaataactatgaattcaaatttcaagaaagtacctaaaattttagacTGGTATTTTTGCGTCAGAAAgagtgacaaaaactaaatgttttggaaagtagcttatattttattttgatagctttaccTCATTTCTAATTGTCAGTTTTCACCCggaaaaatgtcgaaacaatcaagacagcacacgttcttagaagaaataatattaactataagaataattataattcttataattagaagaattttagaaataattataattagaagaaatatgtttacggaaaatgtacaatggaaTCACCCTGTAGGGgggagtcgggtagccccgcccacttatggagtattgtttatatttctgtataataatgagtaataatcaatatttttgtatgtttctattgttttatcatctaattaaataatgcaaaaagaataaaccaaaaaaagaatagtttaacttaaaaaaataaaaattaaaaaaaaaaacatgtttttcatctcttttcaaaatgtgtcgggtaaccccacccagttacaaaaattatgttttttgactgttttttcaggtgtaaatgaaaatgaccaatgtattgacaatagataaacctcatttatcatttttatcacaaaattattttatttattacatatttatatacttttagtgaattctatcatttaataacaatcatttaataacaacaatatttgttgttaaaaatgcatataacattcaaatttgaagcaataaaataataatctttgcaaccgtacatttatcgacgaaataaaattgggcggtgatacccgacattcatgtgagcggggctacccgaaatccaatttttttgtaaatttgtaattactcgaacaatttttcacatataaacttctttctttgtgcaaattaaacttaagactacatactttaatgctgtatgtatagaaaaaattatttttttagtattaaaatgaagtttaatcgaaacattcaaccaatttttcttaatttcatgactactgtattcaacatattttcaaaactattgtttaccatgttaacagctgcataaatacttgaatctttgaaaataatcttttttttaaaataacaattaatgtccgatggtccattgacttgaaaaaatattctatacatatgaaattgacagtgggcggggctacccgactctcccctatatgtaaaaaatgcgatgagcaatgaattaaaaattcttattctttatgtttgtaatacataaaaattggcaatatataattttgttcaattataataaattttttttagtttatttctttcataacattcatatttcatacattcaatcagGAAACTTAAAAGTCCCGTCATTTGACATGGTAGAAATTGGTATAGATcaagtattgttatttttcgtgttaaaaaagaaaaaaaatgtcttgccatccaatagaataataattttcacttgTAGCCATATCATTgccaataaatataaataaactccTTCTATATACCATAATCGAATTACTTCGCCCAACTTTCGTTAATTGCGCAACTGGTATGCCTTATGAGATACAggtaattatgtatttattattcaatcacTCGACCTTGGTCCGTAAATCTTAATTCAGATGTAGAAAATTTCACGCGTCAGCAGTCATGCGCTAAGACTGAGAGATTTGTGGAGTGGCGAAGAACGATTTCGAAACCTCTATAAATTAACATATGTGGTGATTTTATGGGGGTGTTCACCCAGTGCTGGATTACCCAATAGGCCAGACTAGGCCCCCAATGATTAGGAgcccccttaaaatggattttttgaaaataattttaaaaaaattaagaaaaaaaatgttcttttttaaaaaaaaaatcaatttcaaatatatattactaaagcacgataatttttttacataatgttaatcatatttatttattacttattttagttattatattaataagtattatatTATAGTTTACGTATTATAAGACTtgtcaatgttttttaagtttaaatttgtgaTTTGCCACGCAAAATTGAAGGCTGTACTACAGCGATCTGAGACTTGTTTAAACAAGaaacaaagaattaaatgttGTTGCCATGATTGAGACGTTTTAAgtgaaaaagaagttatttagtGCCTCAGCTGAAGTGTCtcataattctttttagtgttttataattatttagcgTCCGTAATTCTATTTGatcagtaaataatttcaataataaacttttatatttgaataagtaaaaaatatacaagaaaaaaaaatttaatctaagggccccaaaaatttgaatggcttAAGGCCCCGAATACGCTTAATCCGG
This window encodes:
- the LOC107449358 gene encoding uncharacterized protein: MIFLLSVLASASSLAASFSPLDFSSLESVPPFSFPLLESEAKEVDIEKVAKALELDKSWPFAEKDISFEKGFDFSVGKTELEKEFSKIGLEKSVGWEKSPYPWYLYEKIFGLGKKISFEQALLYELYRLYGYYGLFVARELQRRFQIAKELGLVGKEIAFQEAISLGLFKGIGLEKIFESVRKIIGAEEKTFDFEKGFGIFKKL